In Pectinophora gossypiella unplaced genomic scaffold, ilPecGoss1.1 Pgos_42, whole genome shotgun sequence, the following proteins share a genomic window:
- the LOC126381277 gene encoding uncharacterized protein LOC126381277, giving the protein MSDHDSEDSLKSASSQKDRNVNTNTRQRRRKMERVSKTSSDTTKTNVKAMSEHDSDYGNVNMDTEQCRKKRKRDSNAPSEISKTNVKVPAFSPDEPEIWFALLEGQFENLDITQDSVKFNCVLSNLDLNHAKAVKDIIIQPPAKNRYEKVKTELIRRLSASHEKKVKQLLIHEELGDRKPSQFLRHLLDLAGPSVPEDFIRTIWSNRLPNNIQTVLASQPTHSVQQLADLADRIQEITQPNVASTSSAAPAIAPYGGGANNEIAELRKMVEHLALKLEDHTRATRRSYDRSRPQQRRTSSRQRSRSNSSYRKYPVCWYHAKFGSKASKCLKPCDYKAENSMGSR; this is encoded by the coding sequence ATGAGCGATCACGACAGTGAAGATTCACTTAAATCGGCATCTTCGCAGAAAGATAGGAATGTGAACACGAATACCCGACAACGTCGCAGAAAAATGGAGCGTGTTTCCAAAACATCATCCGACACGACGAAGACTAACGTGAAGGCAATGAGTGAGCACGACAGTGACTATGGGAATGTAAACATGGACACTGAACAATGTCGCAAGAAAAGGAAGCGTGATTCCAATGCCCCATCCGAAATTTCGAAGACCAACGTGAAAGTTCCGGCATTTTCACCCGATGAACCAGAGATATGGTTTGCACTCTTGGAAGGACAGTTTGAAAACTTGGATATCACACAAGACTCCGTCAAGTTTAATTGTGTACTGAGTAACTTAGATTTGAATCACGCAAAGGCCGTGAAAGATATTATAATCCAACCTCCAGCCAAGAACCGTTATGAGAAAGTGAAAACCGAACTGATCCGACGCCTCTCCGCATCGCATGAGAAAAAAGTAAAGCAGTTGCTGATACATGAGGAATTAGGTGATCGGAAACCCTCACAATTTCTTCGACACTTGTTGGATTTGGCAGGACCCTCTGTCCCGGAAGATTTTATAAGGACTATTTGGAGTAATCGCCTACCCAATAACATTCAGACTGTGCTAGCATCTCAGCCTACTCATTCGGTGCAACAACTCGCGGACCTAGCAGATCGCATACAAGAGATCACACAACCAAACGTCGCGTCCACTTCATCGGCTGCCCCCGCTATTGCACCATATGGCGGTGGCGCAAACAACGAAATTGCAGAGCTGAGGAAAATGGTGGAGCATCTGGCGTTGAAGCTAGAGGATCATACAAGGGCTACGAGACGTTCTTATGACCGTTCCAGGCCCCAGCAGCGTCGTACATCCTCACGCCAGAGGTCTCGTTCAAACTCATCGTACAGGAAGTATCCAGTATGTTGGTACCACGCGAAGTTTGGCTCCAAAGCTAGCAAGTGCTTGAAACCGTGCGATTACAAGGCGGAAAACTCGATGGGCAGTCGCTAA